In a genomic window of Prunus dulcis unplaced genomic scaffold, ALMONDv2, whole genome shotgun sequence:
- the LOC117613533 gene encoding ATP synthase subunit alpha, chloroplastic, with product MAGELVEFEEGTIGIALNLESNNVGVVLMGDGLMIQEGSSVKATGRIAQIPVSEAFLGRVINALAKPIDGRGEISSSESRLIESPAPGIISRRSVYEPLQTGLIAIDSMIPIGRGQRELIIGDRQTGKTAVATDTILNQQGQNVVCVYVAIGQKASSVAQVVTALQERGAMEYTIVVAETADSPATLQYLAPYTGAALAEFFMYREQHTSIIYDDPSKQAQAYRQMSLLLRRPPGREAYPGDVFYLHSRLLERAAKSSSRLGEGSMTALPIVETQSGDVSAYIPTNVISITDGQIFLSADLFNAGIRPAINVGISVSRVGSAAQIKAMKQVAGKSKLELAQFAELEAFAQFASDLDKATQNQLARGQRLRELLKQSQSSPLSVEEQILTIYTGTNGYLDSLEIGQVRKFLVELRTYLKTNKPQFQEIISSTKTFTDEAEALLKEAIQEQMERFLLQEQV from the coding sequence ATGGCAGGTGAATTAGTAGAATTTGAAGAGGGTACGATAGGCATTGCTCTGAATTTGGAATCAAATAATGTCGGTGTTGTATTAATGGGTGACGGTTTGATGATACAAGAGGGGAGTTCTGTAAAAGCAACAGGAAGGATTGCTCAGATACCCGTAAGCGAGGCTTTTTTAGGTCGTGTTATAAATGCACTGGCTAAACCTATTGATGGTCGGGGCGAAATTTCATCTTCTGAATCTCGATTAATTGAATCTCCTGCTCCTGGTATTATTTCGAGACGTTCCGTATACGAGCCTCTTCAAACAGGACTTATTGCTATTGATTCTATGATCCCTATAGGGCGTGGTCAGCGAGAATTAATTATTGGGGACAGACAGACCGGTAAAACAGCAGTAGCCACAGATACTATTCTCAATCAACAAGGGCAAAATGTAGTATGCGTTTATGTAGCTATCGGTCAAAAAGCATCTTCTGTGGCTCAGGTGGTGACTGCTTTACAGGAAAGGGGAGCAATGGAATACACTATTGTGGTAGCTGAAACGGCGGACTCCCCTGCTACATTACAATACCTTGCTCCTTATACAGGAGCAGCTCTGGCTGAATTTTTTATGTATCGTGAACAACACACTTCAATCATTTATGACGATCCCTCCAAACAAGCGCAGGCTTATCGCCAAATGTCTCTTCTATTACGAAGACCGCCGGGCCGCGAAGCTTATCCGGGAgatgttttttatttacattCACGCCTTTTGGAAAGAGCCGCTAAATCAAGTTCTCGTTTAGGTGAAGGAAGTATGACTGCTTTACCAATAGTTGAGACCCAATCGGGAGATGTTTCGGCTTATATTCCTACTAATGTAATTTCCATTACAGATGGACAAATATTCTTATCTGCCGATTTATTTAATGCTGGAATCAGACCGGCCATTAATGTGGGTATTTCTGTTTCCAGGGTAGGATCCGCAGCTCAAATTAAAGCCATGAAACAAGTAGCTGGCAAATCAAAGTTGGAATTGGCACAATTTGCAGAATTAGAAGCCTTTGCACAATTCGCTTCTGATCTCGATAAAGCTACTCAGAATCAATTGGCAAGAGGTCAGCGATTACGTGAGTTGCTCAAACAATCTCAATCATCTCCCCTTTCGGTGGAAGAACAGATACTGACTATTTATACCGGAACGAACGGTTATCTTGATTCATTAGAAATCGGACAGGTAAGGAAATTTCTTGTTGAGTTACGTACTTACTTAAAAACGAATAAACCTCAGTTCCAAGAAATCATATCATCTACCAAGACATTTACCGACGAAGCGGAAGCCCTTTTGAAAGAAGCTATTCAGGAACAGATGGAACGTTTTCTACTTCAGGAACAAGTATAA